The region TTTTTTTAAAAGTTCCTCTTCTATTTGCTTTTGATCCTTTACAATTTCTTTACTTATTATATGTTTCACATAAATACACTTTTTAGTTAAGATATATCCTATTAATACACTTCTTATGCAATCCAAAGGTTCAATTTTTTCACCCATAACAGCTATATTAAATCCTTTTATAAGTCCTTTTTCTATTCTATCTATCCCTTTTTTTATGTCTGTGCTTAATCTTACTTTTTCAAAATTTAAAATCTCTTCACTATCAAAACTTTTGAAACTAAATTCACTATTCATAGGTATATAATATATGCCCTGCTTATTAATAAATTTCTTGAACTTGTCTATCTTATTCATATCTATATAATTATTGCTTCTAATATCCACAACACAATTTATGTTATAGTCAAATAAAAGTGCTGTAAGCTCTTCATTAGTCTTCTCCCCTAATCCTACAGTATAAATTAAATTTTTCATTTAAAACATCTTTCCTTATTTTAATTTAGTTTAAAGAACAAGTGACCTATCTACACTTATTTTTCTAACATATTTATTTATTTAAATAATCAAAAACATCATTCATAAACTGCGGCAAATTAACCTGCCTTTTTGCAGTTATAATATTCTTATCAACATAATTCCCTATTCTAACATACTCTCCGCCAGCATTAATAACATCATCACTCATCTCGTCTGTACAGCTTATTTTATGACTTGTTAGAACTTTAGCAGATATTAAAACATAATTTCCATAACCTATAACTCCTAAAATCTTATTATTATCCATCATATGTTTTACTATATTTTTAATATGTACATTTGTCCTTAATTTGAGGAATGCCGTACCTCCGGGGATTATAACGCCCTCATAGTCATCCTCATCAATTTCACCTGCAGAAGCATCCACATCAACTACATAACCATGTATGCCTGTATAATTATATTTAGTTCCAGTACCAACTACAGTCACACCATATCCAGCTTCTCTTAACCTATATAATGGATATAGAAGTTCAATATCCTCAAAATTATCTTCTACAAATATAATTAAATTTTTCATATCACTTCCTCCTATTCATTTATATTATTTACAAAATCACATCTTATTATAATATAATTTTTAACTAATTGTACATATCATACTTTAATATAAAAATTGCTTCCAATATATTATATAAAACTTGACATAAAATATCTAATATTATATTATTAAAATACCGTTTTAATTAGCCTTCACCAATTTAGGTGTGAGGCATTTTATATTACATAGGAGTGATTTTTAATGGCTGCAAAAGAAGTAAGAACACGTTTTGCACCTAGCCCTACAGGTTATATGCATATCGGAAATTTGAGAACAGCTCTATATACTTATCTTATAGCTAAACATGAAAATGGAAAATTCATTTTGAGAATAGAAGATACTGATCAAGAAAGATATGTAGAAGGTGCTGTAGACGTAATTTATAAAACACTTGAAATGACAGGTTTAAAGCACGATGAAGGTCCTGACATAGGCGGTCCTGTTGGTCCATATGTTCAAAGTGAAAGAAAAAATATTTATCTAGATTATGCTAAGAAATTAGTAGAAAAAGGTGAAGCTTATTATTGTTTCTGCTCAAAAGAAAGACTTGATATGTTAAAAACAAATTCTGAAGCTTTAAAAAGACCTTTTAAATATGATAAACACTGCCTTCATTTATCAAAAGAAGAACTAGAAGAAAAACTTAAGGCTGGTATTCCTTATGTTATAAGACAAAATAATCCACTTACTGGAACTACTAGTTTTGATGATGTTATTTATGGAAGAATTTCTGTTGATAACTCAGAGCTTGATGATATGATTCTAATAAAATCAGATGGCTATCCAACATATAATTTTGCCAATGTTGTTGATGATCATCTAATGGGCATAACACATGTTGTAAGAGGAAATGAGTATTTATCCTCAGCTCCAAAATACAATAGACTATATGAGGCTTTTGGATGGGATGTACCAATATATGTACACTGTCCTCCAATAATGAAAGATGCTCATAGTAAATTAAGTAAACGAAATGGTGATGCTTCATTCCAAGATTTAATTGCAAAAGGATATCTTAAAGAAGCAGTATTAAATTACATTGCTCTTTTAGGTTGGAATCCTGAAGGAACTGATGAAATTTTATCACTTGAAGATATGGTTAAACATTTTGACTATACTCATATAAATAAATCTTCTGCCGTATTTGATCCTGTAAAATTAAAATGGATGAATGGCGAATATATAAGAAAACTTAGCCCAGAAGAATTTCATAATTATGCACTTCCTTATTATAAGGGTGTTATAACAAAAGAAAATATCGATTTAAAGAAAATAAGTGAATTAATACAAACAAGAGTAGAAGTATTGAATGAAATTCCTGAGATGATTGATTTCTTTAATGAATTACCTGAATATGATATAGCTATGTATACTCATAAAAAAATGAAAACTAATGCTGAAATATCATTAGACAGCCTAAAAAAATGTCTTCCTGTTATTGAAGGTATAGAAGACTGGACTTTTGACAATATACAAAGCACTATAATGAACTATATTAAAGAATTAGGTGTAAAAAACGGAATTATATTATGGCCTTTAAGAACTGCCCTTTCCGGAAAAAAATTTACACCTGGTGGTGCTTTTGAAATAGCTGATATAATAGGCAAAGAAGAATCATTAAATAGAATAAAAATTGGAATTGAAAAGTTACAATAATAGAAAAAGCGATATTTACACAACTAAAAATAGATATAGAATATAGATCACTACTATATACTATATCTATTTTTATATAGTATACAAAGTTTGTTACGCTTTAAATTATAAGTCACAATCATATAACCATTAACAATTAAAATCAACAGTATGAAATTAAATTTGAAGAAATATTATTTTGCATTTTTATATGTGCGGTAAGATACATTTGACCCTGTATAATTTAAATTATTACTATTTCTATAAACACCAATTCAAACATAATATCTTTTTTGTTAATACTATAATATGAAAAAACTGCAAAAATTCTAATCACTTGCCACACGATATTTACGAACTATATTTGTAAGCTCTTGAAATCTTAAAATAGTATATTGATAAAAATCTTTATATGACGAGCAAAAATAATTCTTGCCTAGAGCTTTTGCATCAGCAGGTTCATAATACCTTCTGCAACCTCCTCTACATATATAAGCAAATTCACACTTCCTACAATCATTAGGAATACCACTTCCCAAATTTACAAATTTCTTAACCTTATCTCCTTGTAATAGCTCCTTTATGCTACTCTCTGTGATATTTCCCATATTCCATGTATCAAAAGCATAAAAATCACAAGGATAGCATGAACCATCTGCTTCTATAACTAAATTAGCCGAACAGTAACCACTCATATCGCAAGATTCTGTATGCATGCCTAACAATATCTGTAAAATATTATCAAACATTCTAATACTTATCCGTTTACCTGATTTAAGATCTGTGTACCATAAATCAAATAATTTTTTTAAGAAATCCCCATAAGCTTTTGGCGTTAATGAATATTCATTGTTCCCTGCCTCTGTACCTAGCTTGTCTAAACAAGGTATAAATTGTAAGTATTTAAAATTATTTTTACTAAAAAATTTATATATTTTTTCAACATGTCTAGCTACAGATTTACTAATCACAGATAAAATGTTATATTGTACCTTGTATTTATTAAAGCTTTCAATGGTTTTTTCAATTCTTTTATAACTTCCAATTCCATTGACATTCATGCGGTTTTGATCATGTATTTCTTTAGGACCATCTAATGAAAGACCAACAAGAAATTTATTTTTTGCAAGAAATTTTGCCCATTCATCATCTATTACCATTCCATTAGTTTGAATAGCATTATTTACTCGTATTTTCTTTACATTATATTTTTTTTGCAAAGTTATTAAGTTTTTATAGAAATCAAGACCAGCTAAAGTAGGCTCGCCGCCTTGAAACGCAAAGCCCACAATATTATTTGCATATTCAAATGCCCTTTTTACTAGCATCTCTAATGTTTTATGTGACATTATTCCGTAGTTTTTTTCTTTTCTATTTTCTGTAACATCCTTATAAAAACAATATTTACATTTTAAATTACAATTACCTGAAGCAGGCTTGATTAACAAATTTATAGCTAGCATGTTTAATTCCTCCAATAGTTCAGTAATCTAATAATTTATACTACTATTTCAATTCTTTATTGCAGGTGATTAATGTTTTTCTTCTGATATTTCTAATATATAATTCAAAAGATTTACTACATTTACAGATTTAAAATGTTCTGAAAAAAGGGGATTAGCAGAGTTATTATAAATCTGTAAATGTACAATCTTCAATATGTTATATTAAAAATAATTTTTTATTTATTTAATATTTTACAAAATTCATCTAAATATGGATCACCTGTTTTCTTCATATAGGATAACATTTTATCTCTATACTGATTGCGGATACTTTGATATTCTGGATTATCAATCAAATTTTTTAGTGCATCTGGATCTTTAGCAAAATCATATAATTCTTCTTTTGATCTATACAAAAACATTTTTACACGTTCCTCAATTTCTGGATTATCTGCTGCAGCATCAACCATACCTTTATAAGTAAGTCCATTCATTGACTCATTTTTAAATTTAGTCTTTCCATCAGACCAATCATTAAAAATATATCCATACTTATGGTCTTGAATGCAGCGCATTGGGAAATAGGTACCACCTGAATTTTTAGTGATTTGAGTGTAAACTTCATTCCACTCTCCTTCATCTTCACCCAAAAGTAAGCTTTTATAAGATTTTCCATCCACTTTTCCATCGTATGAAATATCAATAAAATCTAGAATTGTAGGCATAAAATCAATTCCTGCTACAAAATGTTTATTATCCACTGATCCCTCCTTAATAATCCCAGGCATACTAAAAATCAATGGAGTTTTAGTACTATTCAAATAGCAATTAGTCTTAGCAAACGGAAATGCCATACCATTATCACTTAAGAAAACTATTAATGTATCTTTATCCATGCCTGTTTCCTTCAGAGCTTTCATTATCATGCCCATTGTTTCATCACATCTGTGCATACTACTAAAATATTGTGCGACTTCTTTCCTAACAGCTGAAATATCGGGTAAGAACCCTGGAATATCTATCTCTTCTGGTGTATAATATCTGCTTGCATAAATATTAAAGCCAAATTGTTTTAGTTCATCAGCACTTCCTGCAAAAGGTCTATGAGGATCATGAGAGTTTGCCATCAAAAAGAAAGGCTTGTTCTGATCTTTTGCTTTTTCAAAAAAAGATTTACAATTCTTATAGTATATATCTGGGCTTCTTCCATAAAGATTTTCTGAATTAAAAGTATCTGAAATCCAATCCCATGCAAATTTTTCAATTGGTTTACAATGCTTTATCTT is a window of Clostridium pasteurianum DNA encoding:
- a CDS encoding DUF488 domain-containing protein; translation: MKNLIYTVGLGEKTNEELTALLFDYNINCVVDIRSNNYIDMNKIDKFKKFINKQGIYYIPMNSEFSFKSFDSEEILNFEKVRLSTDIKKGIDRIEKGLIKGFNIAVMGEKIEPLDCIRSVLIGYILTKKCIYVKHIISKEIVKDQKQIEEELLKKYGVGLIKKVAELSIESIIKKQDLEMDEHDFKNEMIEEAYRIRYKEIIRSNNAL
- a CDS encoding DJ-1/PfpI/YhbO family deglycase/protease, with protein sequence MKNLIIFVEDNFEDIELLYPLYRLREAGYGVTVVGTGTKYNYTGIHGYVVDVDASAGEIDEDDYEGVIIPGGTAFLKLRTNVHIKNIVKHMMDNNKILGVIGYGNYVLISAKVLTSHKISCTDEMSDDVINAGGEYVRIGNYVDKNIITAKRQVNLPQFMNDVFDYLNK
- the gltX gene encoding glutamate--tRNA ligase, translated to MAAKEVRTRFAPSPTGYMHIGNLRTALYTYLIAKHENGKFILRIEDTDQERYVEGAVDVIYKTLEMTGLKHDEGPDIGGPVGPYVQSERKNIYLDYAKKLVEKGEAYYCFCSKERLDMLKTNSEALKRPFKYDKHCLHLSKEELEEKLKAGIPYVIRQNNPLTGTTSFDDVIYGRISVDNSELDDMILIKSDGYPTYNFANVVDDHLMGITHVVRGNEYLSSAPKYNRLYEAFGWDVPIYVHCPPIMKDAHSKLSKRNGDASFQDLIAKGYLKEAVLNYIALLGWNPEGTDEILSLEDMVKHFDYTHINKSSAVFDPVKLKWMNGEYIRKLSPEEFHNYALPYYKGVITKENIDLKKISELIQTRVEVLNEIPEMIDFFNELPEYDIAMYTHKKMKTNAEISLDSLKKCLPVIEGIEDWTFDNIQSTIMNYIKELGVKNGIILWPLRTALSGKKFTPGGAFEIADIIGKEESLNRIKIGIEKLQ
- a CDS encoding anaerobic sulfatase maturase — its product is MLAINLLIKPASGNCNLKCKYCFYKDVTENRKEKNYGIMSHKTLEMLVKRAFEYANNIVGFAFQGGEPTLAGLDFYKNLITLQKKYNVKKIRVNNAIQTNGMVIDDEWAKFLAKNKFLVGLSLDGPKEIHDQNRMNVNGIGSYKRIEKTIESFNKYKVQYNILSVISKSVARHVEKIYKFFSKNNFKYLQFIPCLDKLGTEAGNNEYSLTPKAYGDFLKKLFDLWYTDLKSGKRISIRMFDNILQILLGMHTESCDMSGYCSANLVIEADGSCYPCDFYAFDTWNMGNITESSIKELLQGDKVKKFVNLGSGIPNDCRKCEFAYICRGGCRRYYEPADAKALGKNYFCSSYKDFYQYTILRFQELTNIVRKYRVASD
- a CDS encoding sulfatase family protein; protein product: MNKKNVLFLVADDSNYNSLGAFGCPVENITPNLDKLACNGIRFENAHVTVAICQPSRQCLLTGLYPYNNGAPGFDPINSNVTTLTEVLKSSGYMNGIIGKIKHCKPIEKFAWDWISDTFNSENLYGRSPDIYYKNCKSFFEKAKDQNKPFFLMANSHDPHRPFAGSADELKQFGFNIYASRYYTPEEIDIPGFLPDISAVRKEVAQYFSSMHRCDETMGMIMKALKETGMDKDTLIVFLSDNGMAFPFAKTNCYLNSTKTPLIFSMPGIIKEGSVDNKHFVAGIDFMPTILDFIDISYDGKVDGKSYKSLLLGEDEGEWNEVYTQITKNSGGTYFPMRCIQDHKYGYIFNDWSDGKTKFKNESMNGLTYKGMVDAAADNPEIEERVKMFLYRSKEELYDFAKDPDALKNLIDNPEYQSIRNQYRDKMLSYMKKTGDPYLDEFCKILNK